The Hymenobacter sp. 5317J-9 genome has a window encoding:
- the mraZ gene encoding division/cell wall cluster transcriptional repressor MraZ — protein MNLLSGEYECKLDPKGRLVLPAKVKSNLPEQSGNQLVLVRGFEPCLVLYPRAAWRVIHEKVMALDEFNEEYRQFQRNFFRGMTEVELDSISRFMLPRSMLRYAGIEKEAIIVGLGNRCEIWDPTRYDEFLIKDQQSFSKLAQKFLSVETPPQNGPTA, from the coding sequence ATGAACCTGTTGTCCGGCGAATATGAATGCAAGCTTGACCCCAAGGGGAGGCTTGTGTTGCCGGCCAAGGTGAAGAGCAACCTCCCCGAACAATCCGGAAATCAACTGGTGCTGGTGCGTGGCTTTGAGCCTTGCCTGGTGTTGTACCCGCGGGCAGCCTGGCGGGTCATTCACGAAAAGGTGATGGCCCTCGATGAATTTAACGAAGAGTACCGGCAATTTCAGCGCAACTTTTTCCGGGGCATGACTGAAGTAGAGCTTGACTCTATCAGTCGCTTCATGTTGCCACGCAGCATGTTACGCTATGCTGGGATTGAGAAAGAAGCAATAATTGTTGGCTTGGGAAACCGTTGCGAAATTTGGGACCCCACTCGCTACGACGAGTTTCTCATCAAAGACCAGCAAAGCTTTAGCAAATTGGCGCAGAAGTTTTTATCCGTTGAAACGCCGCCGCAGAACGGCCCCACCGCATGA